Proteins from a single region of Companilactobacillus farciminis KCTC 3681 = DSM 20184:
- a CDS encoding AAA family ATPase: MKLVKASIYGFGKWIDQEFNFVSDYQVIFGFNEAGKTTLLNFIQSILFGFATARGDNKYLQYKPKNGNRYGGELLFLAPDQSHWTVRRIDGKGDGELTVFHDDQLLPDESLKQIVGNFTKEDFENTHVFDDKNILSIYSLNEQQLETEVMSIGAVGSKEWLKVADKLSHAADDLYKPRGQKQPLVVNLKKHKELLEEKSEIENQQVAYQRVKQQLEQTQKDFDDNAISLKKATESENDLRNLDKKWYRFDQLQQQNDPKHEVANISNADWETVLKANQELSTLKDTATTSKVSNLDNVEKQILKNYHQNQTRLDYIRNQKFELQNLQFHRDDMNTKLLRVDTQVDQLFKNHPELSEDMLPLTGEEIDQMTPTENNNNNIFLLICIVAVILALVVGNPLKIILIIAAIASGVWYWYQNQASSQPDLNNLPFIKQKGYVNVSRENIIGLQGTVIALDNFHGTQKGLIDGIKGIEIDLNKWRKILIELDVLDNSYKDDNYNEQIEKYFAHLDAIKAKADLEQKSQAATKQMDEQRDQRLRELNNEIFAVLQKYQAVNMDEFMRMHTQQVQNQKITNQIKQDKDFLGRDLEALQAYPTHQSLIEKLATVTKETAALTDKNNDLNRQIGSLKEQMQQIYDNSHYQRVVLALAQNKQDILENYDEWLSKKLASDWIRNMLNVATENRYPKMLERAAEYFALLTNDNYSKINFDQKNLTVLSKNKISFDVRELSKATTIQLYLALRLAFVTEISDLIKLPILIDDAFVDFDVSRKENVFKLIQEISKSNQVIYVTANEPTAIPQEHILTLGGNISA; the protein is encoded by the coding sequence GTGAAATTAGTTAAAGCAAGCATATACGGTTTCGGTAAGTGGATCGACCAAGAATTTAACTTTGTTTCAGATTATCAAGTTATTTTTGGTTTCAACGAAGCCGGGAAAACCACTCTCCTGAACTTTATCCAGAGTATCCTCTTTGGATTTGCAACGGCTCGAGGAGATAATAAATATTTACAATACAAGCCTAAGAACGGTAATCGCTATGGTGGCGAATTGCTATTTTTAGCACCAGATCAAAGTCACTGGACAGTTCGCCGAATTGACGGTAAAGGTGATGGGGAACTGACAGTTTTTCATGATGATCAATTACTTCCTGATGAATCGCTCAAACAAATCGTTGGTAATTTTACTAAAGAGGATTTTGAAAATACTCACGTCTTCGATGATAAAAATATCTTGTCGATTTATAGTTTGAATGAACAGCAATTAGAAACTGAAGTCATGTCGATTGGGGCTGTTGGTAGTAAAGAATGGTTGAAGGTAGCCGATAAGCTTTCGCATGCTGCTGATGATCTTTATAAGCCTAGAGGGCAAAAGCAGCCTTTAGTCGTGAATTTAAAAAAGCATAAGGAACTCTTAGAAGAGAAGTCAGAGATTGAGAATCAACAAGTAGCTTATCAACGAGTAAAACAACAATTAGAACAAACGCAAAAAGATTTTGATGACAATGCGATTTCTTTAAAAAAAGCTACTGAATCTGAAAATGATTTACGTAATTTAGATAAGAAATGGTATCGTTTCGACCAATTGCAGCAACAAAATGATCCTAAACACGAAGTAGCAAACATTAGTAATGCTGATTGGGAAACAGTTTTAAAGGCTAATCAGGAATTGAGTACCTTAAAAGATACCGCCACAACGAGTAAGGTCTCTAATCTAGACAATGTTGAAAAGCAAATTTTAAAAAATTATCACCAAAATCAAACTCGTTTAGATTATATTCGTAATCAGAAATTTGAATTGCAAAACCTACAATTTCATAGGGATGATATGAATACCAAATTGTTGCGTGTGGATACGCAAGTGGACCAATTATTCAAAAATCATCCTGAACTTTCAGAGGACATGTTGCCTTTGACAGGTGAAGAGATTGACCAGATGACACCAACAGAAAACAATAACAACAATATATTTTTATTGATCTGTATCGTTGCAGTTATTTTGGCTTTGGTAGTCGGCAATCCGCTCAAGATAATTTTGATTATTGCGGCAATTGCTAGTGGCGTCTGGTACTGGTATCAAAATCAAGCTAGTAGCCAACCAGATTTGAACAATTTACCTTTTATTAAGCAAAAGGGCTACGTTAATGTATCACGTGAGAATATTATTGGTTTACAAGGTACAGTAATTGCTTTGGATAATTTCCACGGTACTCAAAAAGGTTTGATCGATGGAATCAAAGGTATTGAGATCGATTTAAATAAATGGCGTAAGATTCTGATTGAACTAGACGTTTTGGATAATTCTTATAAAGATGATAATTATAATGAACAAATAGAAAAATATTTTGCACATTTGGATGCCATCAAGGCTAAGGCTGATTTGGAACAGAAGAGCCAAGCTGCAACTAAGCAAATGGATGAACAAAGAGATCAACGCTTGCGTGAATTGAATAATGAAATCTTTGCAGTCTTGCAAAAGTATCAAGCAGTCAACATGGATGAATTTATGAGAATGCATACGCAACAAGTGCAAAACCAAAAGATAACTAATCAGATCAAACAAGACAAAGACTTCTTGGGCCGAGACTTAGAAGCCTTGCAAGCTTATCCAACGCATCAGTCCTTGATTGAGAAATTAGCTACTGTTACCAAAGAAACGGCTGCTTTGACTGACAAAAACAATGATTTGAATCGTCAAATTGGTTCCTTAAAAGAACAAATGCAACAAATTTACGACAACAGTCATTATCAACGAGTCGTCTTAGCGTTGGCTCAAAATAAACAGGATATTTTGGAAAATTACGATGAATGGCTATCAAAGAAACTTGCTAGCGATTGGATCAGAAACATGTTAAATGTTGCGACAGAAAATCGATATCCAAAAATGCTCGAAAGGGCAGCTGAATATTTTGCTTTGTTGACTAATGACAATTATTCAAAAATCAACTTTGATCAAAAGAATTTAACAGTTTTGAGTAAGAATAAAATTAGTTTTGACGTTCGCGAGTTGTCAAAAGCTACAACAATTCAGCTGTATTTGGCTTTGAGATTGGCATTTGTGACTGAAATTTCAGACTTGATCAAATTACCGATTTTGATCGATGACGCGTTTGTCGATTTTGACGTTTCTAGAAAAGAAAATGTTTTTAAGTTG
- a CDS encoding metallophosphoesterase family protein: MKFLHAADLHLDTPFVGINDFSKELQKKLQDSTYQAARNLFDTALTEEVDFVILAGDIFDDTDSSLKAQMFLRDEFEKLNQADIAVYLIYGNHDYYRNNFAVVNFPENVHIFEQDVSTETLTTSDGVKVGITGFSYYQQHINQAVVKSYPSRGDFDYQIGILHAGVGDDNYAPFQINDLIQKGYDYWALGHIHKREVLCDSPAIVYPGDIQGRNQNETTPKGFYIVTVEDHLTKLKFVKSSVYTWDKVTLNVKNDSVDSLITKITDSLNQPDTLLTLTINNAQNLSDDVIRTIKRNELQHHFAEVETPSILYKIVLKFNDNPQLSQIDQKYWKQAQNQTLDLDKIKDLDSKLYAESIIRDHINDREFLQNITELVKNTINQKYTGE, translated from the coding sequence ATGAAGTTTTTACATGCGGCAGATTTACATTTAGATACGCCATTTGTGGGGATCAACGATTTTTCTAAGGAATTGCAAAAGAAATTGCAAGATTCAACTTATCAGGCTGCCAGAAATCTCTTTGACACAGCTTTGACAGAAGAAGTGGATTTTGTGATTTTGGCGGGTGATATTTTTGACGACACCGACAGTTCCCTTAAAGCACAAATGTTTTTACGCGATGAGTTTGAAAAGCTGAATCAAGCTGATATCGCGGTCTATTTGATTTACGGTAATCATGATTATTATCGTAATAATTTTGCTGTGGTTAACTTTCCTGAAAATGTCCATATTTTTGAACAAGATGTCTCGACCGAAACTTTGACTACTAGTGATGGGGTAAAAGTCGGCATCACTGGTTTTAGCTATTATCAACAACATATCAACCAAGCGGTCGTCAAAAGTTACCCTAGTCGTGGCGATTTCGATTATCAAATTGGTATCTTGCATGCTGGCGTGGGCGATGACAATTATGCACCGTTTCAAATCAATGATTTGATTCAAAAGGGCTATGACTATTGGGCCTTAGGTCATATCCATAAACGAGAAGTTTTATGCGATAGTCCGGCTATCGTCTATCCTGGTGACATTCAAGGTCGCAATCAAAATGAGACTACTCCTAAGGGCTTTTATATCGTAACGGTTGAAGACCACTTGACTAAGTTAAAATTCGTTAAGAGTAGCGTTTATACGTGGGATAAAGTAACATTGAACGTTAAAAATGACTCAGTTGATAGTTTAATAACTAAAATTACTGACAGTTTGAATCAACCTGATACCTTATTAACTTTGACGATCAATAATGCCCAAAATTTGTCTGATGACGTCATTAGAACTATCAAGCGCAATGAATTGCAACATCATTTTGCTGAGGTCGAGACGCCAAGTATTTTGTATAAGATTGTTTTGAAGTTCAATGACAATCCCCAACTGTCGCAAATTGATCAAAAATATTGGAAACAAGCCCAAAATCAAACGTTAGATTTAGATAAAATTAAAGATTTAGATAGTAAACTGTATGCTGAAAGTATTATTCGAGACCATATCAATGATCGTGAATTTTTACAAAATATTACCGAATTAGTAAAGAACACAATTAATCAAAAATATACTGGAGAATAA
- a CDS encoding YlbF family regulator, producing MNIYDSANQLEQDLRKTTEVAELKLAFEAVKANDLAYKLFDKVQNKQFELQQKQMQGQEITDDDIKAMRELTDQLSNYSEIQNLMEKEQKMNSMMDELNKIISKPIAEIYQDK from the coding sequence ATGAACATTTACGATAGCGCCAATCAACTTGAACAAGACTTAAGAAAGACAACAGAAGTTGCTGAATTAAAGCTTGCTTTTGAAGCTGTTAAGGCTAATGACTTGGCATACAAACTTTTTGATAAAGTTCAAAACAAACAATTTGAATTACAACAAAAACAAATGCAAGGTCAAGAAATTACAGACGACGACATTAAGGCAATGCGTGAACTTACAGACCAACTTTCAAATTACAGTGAAATCCAAAACTTAATGGAAAAAGAGCAAAAGATGAATTCTATGATGGATGAATTGAATAAGATTATTTCAAAGCCTATCGCAGAAATTTATCAAGATAAATAA